From the genome of Bordetella sp. H567, one region includes:
- a CDS encoding PrkA family serine protein kinase, which yields MLNIVEGFKSQYARDQETELSLEEYLDLCKRDPMAYASPAERMLAAIGEPELVDTRNDLRLSRLFSNRVIRRYPAFKEFFGMEDVISQIVSFFKHAAQGLEERKQILYLLGPVGGGKSSIAERLKTLMEIYPIYALKGSPVNETPLGLFHPTRFGDQLERDYGIPRRYLTGIMSPWAVKRLKEYDGDISQFRVVRLNPSVLRQVAIAKTEPGDENNQDISSLVGKVDIRKLDRYSQDDPDAYSYSGGLCLANQGLLEFVEMFKAPIKMLHPLLTATQEGNFKGTEGFSAIPFNGAILAHSNESEWQTFRNNKHNEAFLDRIYIVKVPYCLQVTEEIQIYSKLLHNSSLANAPCAPGTLDMMAQFSVLTRLKEPENSSIYSKMRVYDGESLKDVDPKAKALQEYKDYAGTDEGMTGVSTRFAYKILSSVFNYDQTEVAANPVHLMYVLEQRIAREDFPEDTRRRYLEFIKGFLAPRYAEFIGKEIQTAYLESYSEYGQNIFDRYVTFADCWIQDEEFRDPETGESFDRSALNDELEKIEKPAGIANPKDFRNEIVNFVLRARANNSGRNPTWTSYEKLREVIEKKMFSNTEDLLPVISFNAKASAEDKSKHQSFVERMVEKGYTEKQVRLLCEWYLRVRKSS from the coding sequence ATGCTGAACATCGTCGAAGGCTTCAAATCGCAGTACGCCCGGGATCAGGAAACCGAGCTCTCCCTCGAGGAATACCTGGACCTGTGCAAGCGTGATCCGATGGCATATGCCAGTCCAGCGGAACGGATGCTTGCTGCGATCGGTGAACCCGAACTCGTCGACACGCGCAACGACCTGCGTCTGTCCCGGCTGTTTTCCAACAGGGTGATCCGGCGTTATCCGGCCTTCAAGGAATTCTTCGGCATGGAGGACGTGATCTCGCAGATCGTGTCGTTTTTCAAGCATGCCGCGCAAGGCCTGGAAGAACGCAAGCAGATTCTTTATCTGCTCGGGCCGGTGGGCGGCGGGAAATCCTCCATCGCGGAGCGTCTGAAGACGCTCATGGAAATCTACCCCATCTACGCCCTGAAGGGCTCGCCGGTCAACGAGACACCGCTCGGCTTGTTCCACCCTACCCGCTTCGGCGACCAGCTCGAGCGGGATTACGGGATACCGCGCCGCTACCTGACCGGCATCATGTCGCCCTGGGCGGTGAAGCGGCTCAAGGAATACGACGGCGATATTTCGCAGTTCCGCGTCGTGCGGCTGAACCCGTCCGTGCTGCGCCAGGTGGCCATCGCCAAAACCGAACCGGGCGACGAAAACAACCAGGATATTTCCTCGCTGGTCGGCAAGGTCGACATCCGCAAACTGGACCGCTACTCGCAGGACGACCCGGACGCCTACAGCTATTCCGGCGGCCTGTGCCTGGCCAACCAGGGCTTGCTGGAATTCGTGGAGATGTTCAAGGCGCCCATCAAGATGCTGCATCCCCTGCTGACCGCCACGCAGGAAGGCAACTTCAAGGGGACCGAGGGTTTTTCCGCCATCCCGTTCAATGGGGCCATCCTGGCCCACTCCAATGAATCCGAATGGCAGACCTTCCGCAACAACAAGCATAACGAAGCGTTCCTGGACCGTATCTACATCGTCAAGGTGCCGTACTGCCTGCAGGTGACGGAAGAGATCCAGATCTACAGCAAGCTGCTGCACAACAGCTCGCTGGCGAATGCGCCGTGCGCCCCGGGCACCTTGGACATGATGGCCCAGTTCTCGGTGCTGACGCGGCTGAAGGAGCCGGAAAACTCGAGCATCTATTCCAAGATGCGGGTCTACGATGGCGAAAGCCTGAAGGACGTCGATCCCAAGGCCAAGGCCCTGCAGGAGTACAAGGATTACGCGGGGACGGATGAGGGCATGACCGGCGTGTCCACGCGGTTCGCGTACAAGATCCTGTCCAGCGTCTTCAACTACGACCAGACGGAAGTCGCCGCCAACCCGGTGCACCTGATGTACGTGCTGGAGCAGCGCATCGCCCGCGAAGACTTTCCGGAGGACACCCGGCGACGCTACCTGGAGTTCATCAAGGGTTTCCTGGCGCCGCGATATGCCGAATTCATCGGCAAGGAAATCCAGACTGCCTACCTGGAATCCTATTCCGAGTATGGGCAGAACATATTCGACCGCTACGTCACTTTTGCCGATTGCTGGATCCAGGACGAAGAATTCCGGGATCCCGAAACGGGTGAAAGCTTTGACCGATCGGCCCTGAACGACGAGCTGGAGAAGATCGAAAAACCGGCGGGTATCGCCAATCCGAAGGACTTCCGCAACGAGATCGTCAACTTCGTGCTGCGGGCACGCGCCAACAACAGTGGACGCAACCCCACCTGGACCAGCTACGAGAAGCTGCGCGAAGTCATCGAGAAGAAGATGTTCTCGAACACGGAGGACCTGCTGCCGGTCATCTCCTTCAACGCCAAGGCGTCGGCGGAGGACAAGAGCAAGCACCAGAGCTTCGTGGAGCGCATGGTCGAAAAAGGCTATACCGAAAAGCAGGTCCGGCTGCTTTGCGAGTGGTACTTGCGGGTGAGAAAGTCCTCCTGA
- a CDS encoding YeaH/YhbH family protein, whose amino-acid sequence MNSLIDRRLNGRNKSAVNRERFLRRYKNQVRKAVRDLIRERSIEEMDQGGEINLPTRDISEPRLRHDVGGDREIVHPGNREFAKGDTIDRPDGGGDGSGRGDPGEGDSVDQFTFTLSRAEFLNFFFEDLELPHLARTQLGDVHQKKWHRAGYTTSGSPSSLAVGRTLKASLSRRIALSIGARRELTEAEDKLEDLERRGASPALLEAARAEVESARERVARVPFLDEIDLRYRHRVSVAVPMARAVMFCLMDVSGSMDENKKDLAKRFFTLLYLFLMRKYEHVDLVFIRHTDNAEEVDEDTFFHDPKSGGTVVLSALELMQEIIEKRYSPSTWNIYAAQASDGDSFGADAARSARYLSEHLLPSARYFAYIEIHDTHDVRKSSLWAEYEREPAEHFVMRRIAERGEIFSVFHELFRKEAVV is encoded by the coding sequence ATGAATTCACTTATCGATCGTCGTCTCAATGGGCGCAACAAAAGCGCCGTGAACCGCGAGCGGTTCCTGCGGCGCTACAAGAACCAAGTCCGTAAGGCGGTGCGGGACCTGATACGCGAGCGCTCGATCGAAGAGATGGACCAGGGCGGGGAGATCAACCTCCCCACCCGGGATATCTCCGAGCCGCGTTTGCGCCACGACGTGGGTGGCGACCGCGAAATCGTGCACCCCGGCAACCGGGAATTCGCCAAGGGCGATACCATCGATCGCCCCGACGGGGGAGGCGACGGCAGCGGCCGTGGCGATCCCGGCGAGGGCGATTCGGTGGACCAGTTCACTTTCACCTTGTCGCGCGCCGAGTTCCTGAACTTTTTCTTCGAAGACCTGGAATTGCCTCATCTGGCGCGTACCCAGTTGGGCGACGTGCACCAGAAAAAATGGCACCGGGCCGGCTACACGACCAGTGGCTCGCCCAGTTCCCTGGCGGTGGGTCGCACCCTGAAGGCGTCCTTGTCGCGGCGCATCGCGCTCAGCATCGGGGCTCGTCGAGAGCTCACCGAGGCCGAGGACAAGCTGGAGGACCTCGAGCGCCGCGGCGCGTCTCCTGCCTTGCTGGAAGCGGCGCGCGCGGAAGTCGAATCCGCCCGTGAACGGGTGGCACGCGTCCCCTTTTTGGACGAGATCGACCTGCGTTACCGCCACCGGGTATCCGTCGCTGTCCCCATGGCGCGCGCGGTGATGTTCTGCCTGATGGACGTTTCCGGGTCCATGGATGAGAACAAAAAGGACTTGGCCAAACGCTTTTTCACGCTGCTGTACCTGTTCCTGATGCGCAAGTACGAGCATGTGGACCTGGTGTTCATCCGCCACACGGACAACGCCGAGGAAGTGGACGAAGATACCTTTTTCCACGACCCCAAGAGCGGCGGTACGGTGGTGTTGTCGGCGCTGGAGCTGATGCAGGAAATCATCGAAAAGCGCTATTCGCCGTCCACCTGGAATATCTATGCCGCGCAGGCCAGCGATGGCGATTCCTTCGGCGCCGACGCCGCCCGCAGCGCCCGCTATTTGTCCGAGCACCTGCTGCCTTCGGCGCGCTATTTCGCGTACATCGAAATCCACGATACGCACGACGTGCGCAAGAGCAGCTTGTGGGCAGAGTACGAACGGGAGCCGGCCGAACACTTCGTCATGCGGCGCATCGCGGAGCGCGGCGAGATTTTCTCCGTCTTCCATGAGCTGTTCAGGAAGGAGGCCGTTGTATGA